One window of Amaranthus tricolor cultivar Red isolate AtriRed21 chromosome 13, ASM2621246v1, whole genome shotgun sequence genomic DNA carries:
- the LOC130798181 gene encoding uncharacterized protein LOC130798181, translated as MKNKNNDHQFKQVPDDETCTRDDELLLFDDVLVKVNEDNAIFDIIGHKFMSNMKNNSKSIIEAIYKVDFCKSPRLQAKQECLINIFSGVTSCMEYAWNEFNGVHNCVEEGLKHVLLCRVLVESMKEVDDANSQIGSYYYVWSTNMNTHILPEYVVTFKTFSEFAKPRQIRMGREGQRNTPLMHISSLILVASNFLPPHIMSLNA; from the exons atgaaaaataaaaataatgatcaCCAATTTAAACAAGTTCCCGATGATGAAACTTGCACAAGGGATGATGAGTTATTGTTATTTGATGATGTTTTGGTTAAAGTTAATGAAGATAATGCAATTTTTGATATTATCGGACATAAATTTATGTCCAACATGAAAAATAATAGTAAGTCTATTATTGAAGCTATTTATAAGGTGGATTTTTGCAAGTCTCCAAGACTACAAGCAAAACAAGAATGCTTGATCAATATATTTAGTGGTGTTACAAGTTGTATGGAGTATGCTTG gaatgaatttaaCGGTGTacataattgtgttgaagaaggGCTTAAACATGTACTGCTTTGTCGAGTATTGGTGGAGAGCATGAAGGAGGTTGATGATGCTAATTCTCAAATTGGAAGCTATTATTATGTTTGGAGTACCAACATGAATACACATATTTTGCCCGAATATGTTGTTACTTTTAAAACATTTTCTG AATTTGCAAAGCCAAGACAAATACGGATGGGAAGAGAAGGGCAACGTAATACTCCTTTAATGCATATCTCAAGTTTGATATTGGTAGCATCCAACTTCTTACCTCCACATATAATGAGCTTAAATGCTTAA
- the LOC130798166 gene encoding uncharacterized protein LOC130798166: MGQGIPPPCDTEAELHHSRKGWDPKNWLEVNWRHVTRWEHRLELLAQGAPIDAAGAPTTVDYMPWFLSINRRWMTPRGIMATAQYALAAPTMTHFAQGIASVISSSQEEPVRDIAQGILLGTQFQHFIPEVTAPHTTTYEYGSSPHHPTFILRRLT, translated from the exons atgggaCAGGGCATCCCACCGCCATGTGACACAGAGGCGGAGCTCCACCACTCTCGCAAGGGTTGGGATCCCAAGAACTGGCTGGAGGTCAACTGGCGCCATGTCActcgttgggagcacaggctagagctgctggcccaaggtgcgccgatcgacgctgcaggcgcacctactacggtggattacatgccgtggttcctctccatcaatcgtcgatggatgacaccacgaggtatcatggcGACAGCCCAGTACGCTctcgcagcaccgacgatgacacacttt GCACAAggcattgcatcagtcatcagctcctcccaagaggagcccgtacgggacattgcccaaggcatactcctaggcacgcagtttcaacactttaTTCCGGAAGTGACTGCGCCCCACACCACTACGTACGAGTacgggtcatctcctcatcacccgacgttcatcttgaggaggttgacttaa